One Bacteroidia bacterium genomic region harbors:
- a CDS encoding acetyl-CoA carboxylase carboxyltransferase subunit alpha, translating to MNYLDFEKPIVELESKLLEMKQLASQNRVDFSAAINELERKTLELKKRIYTNLTRWQRVQLSRHPDRPYTLDYIYAITDEFIELFGDRLYGDDKAMVGGFAKINEQTVMLIGQQKGRDTKSRQYRNFGMANPEGYRKALRLMKLAEKFNKPIVTLIDTPGAFPGTHAEETGQGEAIARNLLEMATISVPIICIVIGEGASGGALGIGVGDRIFMLENTWYSVISPESCSSILWRNWDHKAEAAEALKLTAKDNLDLGIIDGIVPEPLGGAHRDPTTMYRIVRSLILKQLQELSTQKPETLVNERIKRFSSLGIVKYAPD from the coding sequence ATGAATTATTTAGATTTTGAGAAACCAATCGTAGAGCTTGAATCTAAATTGTTAGAGATGAAGCAGTTAGCGAGCCAAAATCGGGTTGATTTTAGTGCTGCCATCAACGAATTAGAACGTAAAACGCTTGAGCTAAAAAAGCGGATTTACACAAATCTTACCCGTTGGCAGCGGGTTCAGCTATCTCGGCACCCTGATAGACCCTATACCTTAGATTATATCTATGCCATAACAGATGAATTTATCGAATTGTTTGGAGACCGGCTGTATGGAGATGATAAAGCTATGGTAGGCGGCTTTGCAAAAATCAACGAACAAACAGTGATGCTGATTGGCCAACAAAAGGGGAGAGACACCAAGTCAAGACAGTACCGCAATTTTGGTATGGCAAACCCTGAAGGATACAGAAAAGCATTGAGATTAATGAAGTTAGCTGAAAAATTTAATAAACCTATCGTTACCTTAATAGACACACCGGGAGCTTTTCCGGGAACCCATGCCGAAGAAACAGGACAAGGCGAAGCCATAGCCAGAAACCTATTGGAAATGGCAACGATTTCTGTACCTATTATTTGCATCGTAATTGGTGAAGGAGCTTCAGGAGGTGCATTGGGAATAGGCGTGGGCGATAGAATTTTTATGCTCGAAAACACTTGGTATTCAGTAATTTCTCCCGAATCTTGTTCCAGTATTTTGTGGCGAAATTGGGATCATAAAGCCGAAGCCGCAGAGGCACTGAAGTTAACTGCCAAAGATAACCTTGATTTAGGAATTATTGACGGAATTGTGCCAGAACCTCTCGGCGGTGCACACAGAGACCCAACTACCATGTACCGAATAGTTCGCTCTTTAATCTTAAAACAACTACAAGAACTCTCCACTCAAAAGCCTGAAACCCTTGTAAACGAGCGTATTAAGCGGTTTTCTTCATTGGGTATTGTAAAATACGCGCCTGATTGA
- a CDS encoding DUF58 domain-containing protein, with product MTIQEIRQDIRHIQILTKNLLTSQFSGAFRTAIRGTGLEFDEVRQYFAGDDVRRIDWNVSARTNSLFVKQYKEERELNIHLLIDVSRSHRGLSSQKWKQTLSLAATLGQAALNSRDNLSVASFSSILEAYFPAIKNEAQFWANLTQIVSREPKEHTTDIREALQAWYLNRPKRGVVFIFSDCFNPCNYADILKIVSAKYQIVIFRILESSFLPEVRGFLPVQDSETGTLSWVSGNQNDASSWSQINTEILNYLRGLYQKNGIGCVQISSDENYFSKVQLFFSKPFLKQFLL from the coding sequence ATGACAATTCAGGAAATTCGACAGGACATTAGGCACATACAAATTCTAACTAAAAACTTATTAACCAGCCAATTTTCAGGTGCGTTCAGAACAGCCATTCGTGGAACCGGCTTGGAATTTGACGAAGTACGCCAATACTTTGCCGGTGATGATGTCCGAAGAATTGACTGGAACGTTTCGGCACGAACCAACAGCCTGTTTGTTAAGCAATATAAGGAAGAACGAGAGCTGAATATCCATCTTTTAATAGACGTAAGCCGTTCACATAGAGGACTAAGTAGCCAGAAATGGAAACAAACACTCTCTTTAGCAGCCACTTTGGGTCAGGCAGCATTAAATAGTCGAGATAATCTTTCTGTTGCTTCATTTAGCAGCATTTTGGAGGCATATTTTCCCGCCATTAAAAATGAGGCACAATTTTGGGCAAATTTAACGCAGATTGTTTCCCGCGAACCCAAAGAACATACTACCGATATTCGAGAGGCACTGCAAGCATGGTATCTAAATCGCCCTAAGCGTGGCGTTGTTTTTATATTTTCAGACTGCTTTAACCCATGTAACTATGCCGATATTCTGAAAATAGTATCTGCTAAATATCAAATTGTCATCTTTAGGATTTTAGAATCCTCTTTTTTACCGGAAGTACGCGGCTTTTTGCCCGTTCAGGATAGTGAAACAGGTACATTAAGTTGGGTATCCGGAAACCAAAATGATGCTTCTTCGTGGAGCCAAATTAATACAGAAATATTAAACTACTTACGTGGTTTATATCAAAAAAATGGAATCGGATGTGTTCAAATAAGCAGTGATGAAAACTATTTCTCAAAAGTACAGCTATTTTTCAGCAAACCTTTCTTAAAACAGTTTTTGTTGTAA
- a CDS encoding DUF3473 domain-containing protein, producing the protein MSIKTKASVAFSVDFEDWFQGIEIPMQQWEQYEPRLEKGTQPLLDMLEKNQVRATFFALGYIARKNPEWIKTISSKGHELASHGYSHEKVYNLTPAAFREEIATTKKLIEDLTGKPVLAYRAPYFSITSDSLWALEVLAEEGYTIDCSISPIKTWRYGIANCPDEIFYIPEVKLIEFPVSPFKILTKRLAIGGAYFRLFPYFLTRNGIRSRVENNQPTMFYIHPWEYDPKHPVVDIHWKAKITHYTGLTNTIPFTQKLLQEFSFKTVSELVQDYGGKNSYKNISLSLLKD; encoded by the coding sequence ATGTCAATAAAAACAAAGGCATCCGTTGCTTTTAGTGTAGATTTTGAGGACTGGTTTCAGGGTATAGAAATCCCTATGCAGCAATGGGAGCAATATGAACCTCGGCTTGAAAAAGGAACGCAGCCGCTATTAGATATGTTGGAGAAGAATCAGGTACGGGCAACTTTTTTTGCATTAGGATACATCGCCCGCAAGAATCCTGAATGGATAAAAACAATATCTTCAAAAGGGCATGAATTGGCTTCACATGGATATTCCCATGAAAAAGTTTACAATCTAACGCCGGCAGCATTTAGGGAAGAAATAGCTACCACTAAAAAGCTAATTGAAGATTTAACGGGAAAACCGGTGCTTGCTTATCGCGCCCCCTATTTTTCAATTACATCTGATAGTTTGTGGGCACTCGAAGTTTTGGCCGAAGAAGGATACACCATTGACTGCTCTATCTCTCCTATAAAAACATGGCGTTATGGAATAGCGAACTGCCCCGATGAGATTTTTTATATTCCAGAAGTAAAACTCATCGAGTTTCCGGTTTCTCCATTTAAAATATTAACCAAACGTCTTGCTATTGGAGGAGCTTATTTTCGGCTATTTCCTTATTTTTTAACCCGAAACGGAATCCGTAGCCGAGTGGAAAATAATCAACCCACTATGTTTTATATTCATCCTTGGGAATATGACCCTAAGCATCCCGTTGTTGATATTCACTGGAAAGCCAAAATCACCCATTACACCGGCTTAACGAACACTATCCCATTCACACAAAAGCTATTACAAGAATTTTCTTTCAAAACTGTTTCTGAATTAGTACAAGATTACGGTGGAAAAAACAGCTACAAAAACATCAGCCTTTCGTTACTCAAGGATTGA
- a CDS encoding GNAT family N-acetyltransferase, whose amino-acid sequence MEKTATKTSAFRYSRIEPADYQKLIQSIDEILCEGNSHNAGKYDLNHWYWQYLKLPSAKAFIYGVFDENDLLIGYYHIPCYTGHIGEKKVLIGMIQDVAISQKSRGGGVFRQLAQYAHQDIAQEVDFIYTFPNHKSIHTFIKYNQYSLLKTLPAYILPINAAKIIHSKLKIPLINHLATPFTFLHQKICQVNVPKDYQFIFDHSLNLETEQLLKSFNALHRIGLDKNNQYIQWRFFDKPNSKHYLLKVIQNQKLLAILVFKVDEMLGNPSLLLMDFAYIETENHVLMALQWLKDVGLSQIPESVNLLFTSGNSLIFNSLYKVGFVKIPNQFSPRPLNLLTKNIRLTDCANAIFDSNNWLITLADWDVF is encoded by the coding sequence GTGGAAAAAACAGCTACAAAAACATCAGCCTTTCGTTACTCAAGGATTGAACCGGCAGATTATCAAAAACTGATTCAGTCAATAGATGAAATTTTATGCGAAGGAAATTCCCATAATGCAGGTAAATATGACCTCAATCATTGGTATTGGCAGTATCTAAAACTACCGTCCGCAAAGGCGTTTATTTATGGTGTTTTTGATGAAAATGACCTTCTAATAGGATATTACCATATTCCTTGCTATACGGGACATATTGGAGAAAAAAAAGTCCTGATTGGGATGATTCAGGATGTTGCCATTAGCCAAAAGTCTCGAGGTGGAGGAGTTTTCCGCCAATTAGCACAATATGCTCACCAAGATATTGCGCAAGAAGTGGATTTTATCTATACCTTTCCAAATCACAAAAGCATCCATACCTTTATCAAATACAACCAATATTCTTTACTCAAAACGTTACCGGCTTATATTTTGCCCATTAATGCCGCCAAAATCATTCACTCAAAATTAAAAATCCCCCTAATCAACCATTTAGCGACACCTTTTACTTTCTTACATCAAAAAATTTGTCAAGTGAATGTTCCCAAAGATTATCAATTTATTTTTGACCATTCACTTAATCTTGAAACGGAGCAGCTACTAAAATCCTTCAATGCGTTACACAGAATTGGTTTAGATAAAAATAACCAATATATTCAATGGCGTTTTTTTGACAAACCCAATTCAAAACATTATTTGTTAAAGGTCATTCAGAACCAGAAATTACTGGCTATTTTGGTTTTTAAAGTAGATGAAATGCTGGGAAACCCCAGTTTGTTGCTCATGGATTTTGCCTACATAGAAACCGAAAACCATGTTTTAATGGCTTTACAATGGCTAAAAGATGTTGGCTTAAGCCAAATTCCAGAATCCGTCAATTTACTATTTACTTCTGGAAATTCATTGATATTTAACAGTTTATATAAAGTTGGTTTTGTAAAAATCCCCAATCAATTTAGCCCAAGACCATTAAATTTACTAACAAAGAATATTCGCCTAACCGATTGTGCCAATGCTATTTTTGATTCAAACAATTGGTTAATTACCTTGGCAGATTGGGATGTCTTTTAG
- a CDS encoding acyl-CoA dehydrogenase family protein, with protein MSVAMTNLLKGGEFLVKDTAATDVFVPEEFNSEQRSLADMCGDFLVHEVYPYIEALDKMDNPKLMPELVTKAGNQGLLGISIPTEYGGYGMDFITAMLTTEVLGAGHSFSVALAAHTGIGTLPILYFGNDAQKAKYLPKLASGEWKASYCLTEPGSGSDALGAKTKAVLSDDGKHYIINGQKMWITNAGFADVFVVFAKINGEQFTGFIVEKGTPGLSLGEEEKKMGIKGSSTRQVFFNDMKIPVENLLGEAGKGHLIAFNILNIGRIKLAAAVLGGAKKAASVSAQYAIERHQFNTSISKFGAVQYKLAEQAIRIFALETATYRASNDLRLTEEQNLAAGMSTNDALLKAAEEFSVECAMLKVFGSEVIDYVVDEGVQIYGGMGFSAEAPMDRAYRDARINRIFEGTNEINRLLTVDMLLKKAMKGKLDLMTPAMAVQKELMSVPDFSTPDDSIVFGREKKLIKNLKKAALMVAGAAVQKFMQKLAHEQEILMNIADMCIETYVCESFMLRVEKLKTTNPASETNAVLEQMFLTYLNDAADRVFIAGKNACNAFATGDELRVMLMGMKRFTKSEPFNTKDARRQIAQAVIAAGKYPF; from the coding sequence ATGAGTGTTGCTATGACCAATTTATTAAAAGGCGGCGAATTTTTAGTGAAAGACACAGCCGCAACCGATGTTTTTGTTCCAGAAGAATTTAACAGCGAACAGAGAAGTTTAGCTGATATGTGTGGTGATTTCTTGGTTCATGAAGTCTATCCATACATTGAGGCATTGGATAAAATGGACAATCCTAAGCTGATGCCTGAGTTAGTAACTAAGGCCGGCAATCAAGGGTTATTGGGTATTTCTATCCCTACCGAATATGGCGGTTATGGGATGGATTTCATTACGGCTATGCTTACCACAGAGGTTTTAGGCGCAGGACATTCATTTTCAGTAGCTTTGGCTGCCCATACCGGCATTGGTACGTTACCGATATTATACTTTGGTAATGATGCCCAAAAAGCTAAATACTTGCCTAAATTAGCTTCCGGCGAATGGAAAGCCTCTTACTGCCTCACAGAGCCGGGGTCTGGATCAGATGCATTAGGAGCTAAAACCAAAGCTGTATTATCCGATGACGGAAAACACTACATCATTAACGGCCAAAAAATGTGGATAACCAACGCCGGCTTCGCAGATGTATTTGTTGTATTCGCCAAAATAAATGGAGAACAATTTACCGGATTTATTGTAGAAAAAGGTACCCCGGGGCTAAGTCTGGGAGAAGAAGAAAAGAAAATGGGTATAAAAGGCTCTTCAACGCGGCAAGTTTTCTTTAATGATATGAAAATACCCGTAGAAAATTTACTGGGAGAAGCCGGAAAAGGGCACTTGATAGCATTCAATATTCTGAATATCGGAAGGATTAAATTGGCCGCAGCCGTTTTGGGGGGAGCCAAAAAAGCAGCCTCAGTATCAGCTCAATACGCCATCGAAAGACACCAATTTAACACCTCTATTTCCAAATTCGGTGCCGTTCAATATAAATTAGCGGAACAAGCTATCAGGATATTTGCCTTAGAAACAGCTACTTATAGAGCAAGTAACGATCTACGCCTTACCGAAGAACAAAACCTTGCTGCCGGTATGAGTACCAATGATGCTCTTTTAAAAGCAGCCGAAGAGTTTTCTGTAGAATGTGCTATGCTTAAAGTATTTGGATCAGAAGTGATTGATTATGTGGTAGATGAAGGTGTACAAATCTATGGAGGCATGGGCTTTTCAGCAGAAGCACCGATGGATAGAGCCTACCGTGATGCCCGAATCAACAGAATCTTTGAAGGCACTAACGAAATCAACCGCTTACTTACCGTAGATATGCTCCTGAAAAAAGCGATGAAAGGCAAGTTAGACCTGATGACTCCCGCTATGGCAGTTCAAAAAGAACTTATGTCTGTTCCAGATTTCAGCACCCCAGATGATTCTATCGTATTTGGCCGTGAGAAAAAACTAATCAAAAACCTCAAAAAAGCAGCATTAATGGTTGCCGGGGCTGCCGTCCAAAAATTCATGCAGAAATTAGCCCATGAACAAGAAATCTTGATGAACATTGCAGATATGTGCATAGAAACCTATGTTTGTGAGTCCTTTATGCTGCGGGTAGAAAAACTAAAAACTACGAATCCGGCAAGCGAAACGAATGCCGTTTTGGAGCAAATGTTCTTAACATACCTAAATGATGCCGCAGACCGCGTTTTTATAGCTGGAAAAAATGCCTGCAACGCCTTCGCCACCGGAGACGAACTTCGCGTGATGCTTATGGGTATGAAACGATTCACAAAATCAGAACCATTTAACACCAAAGATGCCCGCAGACAAATAGCCCAAGCCGTTATTGCTGCCGGTAAATATCCTTTCTAA
- a CDS encoding WG repeat-containing protein yields MRIYWILFFCLFLEGYSQKSTFEPFEHGNLWGIRYKKNKQIIVPPTYKMIFPFEKGQIITPVFSANGWGFCDTTGKEVISCQFDKVVCISDWDCFAVSKNQKWGIYDFNGILKQPCRYDELRLWCEHQPNGIQYCMYANQLGLVICDGKFGYLSNDLHEFIPCQYEDALEFSDDLAAVKNGGKWGYIGTNGQIIIPFIYSDARNFNLGAAFVKVGKLWGAIDKTQKVVIPFQYEALKSPRNSFDAKGRTEVRQHGAWSTININKFK; encoded by the coding sequence GTGCGTATCTACTGGATACTGTTTTTTTGTTTGTTTTTAGAAGGATATAGCCAAAAAAGCACCTTTGAACCCTTTGAACACGGTAATTTATGGGGTATTCGGTACAAAAAAAACAAACAAATAATTGTTCCACCTACCTATAAAATGATTTTTCCGTTTGAAAAGGGGCAAATAATCACACCGGTTTTTTCTGCTAACGGATGGGGTTTTTGCGACACTACCGGAAAAGAAGTAATCTCATGCCAATTTGACAAAGTAGTGTGTATTTCAGACTGGGATTGCTTTGCCGTATCCAAAAACCAAAAATGGGGTATCTATGATTTTAATGGTATTTTAAAGCAACCCTGCCGTTATGACGAATTACGCCTCTGGTGCGAACACCAACCCAATGGAATTCAATATTGTATGTATGCTAATCAACTTGGATTGGTGATTTGCGATGGAAAATTTGGGTATCTATCCAACGATTTACACGAATTTATTCCTTGCCAATATGAAGATGCCTTAGAATTTAGCGATGATTTAGCTGCCGTAAAAAATGGCGGAAAATGGGGTTATATAGGCACGAATGGCCAAATAATCATCCCATTTATTTATTCAGATGCCCGAAATTTTAACTTAGGTGCCGCCTTTGTTAAAGTAGGAAAATTATGGGGAGCTATTGATAAAACCCAAAAAGTAGTTATCCCATTCCAATATGAAGCATTAAAGTCTCCCAGAAATAGTTTTGATGCCAAAGGCAGAACCGAAGTGCGCCAACATGGAGCATGGAGCACTATCAATATCAATAAGTTTAAATAA